Proteins co-encoded in one Pleurodeles waltl isolate 20211129_DDA chromosome 1_2, aPleWal1.hap1.20221129, whole genome shotgun sequence genomic window:
- the CXXC4 gene encoding CXXC-type zinc finger protein 4: MAGMSANVCVESGQAGAEAAGLPKADGGLSLVEGALNSLVDYNSEMERYRSFATFYKSNGAAAAAAAAAFPQAAKIARITTPIFPSARIGMSPWNCDNAMQQLWGAAAATGGGGGGGGGGGGGGGGGSSSSNSRKSAINPPPPPAAPANRTGSSGGGGMHRNNDPQRLLGGKQPEPPLPPSSASSSSSLQMANNNFLSSLSPEHCRPLAAGECMNKLKCGASEADLMNLPDRVGTFSAIPALGGLSLPPGVIVMTALHSPAAASAAAAAAVTDSAFQIANLADCPQGAGGGGGGGGSAGSNPAKKKRKRCGVCVPCKRLINCGVCSSCRNRKTGHQICKFRKCEELKKKPGTALGEVRGDDYFFPCLPQSLLSAAAASSTASPHQPPPLQCFLSGFKMQYPFNEASFRL; encoded by the coding sequence ATGGCCGGCATGAGCGCCAACGTGTGTGTGGAGAGCGGCCAGGCGGGCGCCGAGGCGGCGGGGCTGCCCAAGGCGGACGGCGGCCTGAGCCTGGTGGAGGGCGCGCTCAACAGCCTGGTGGATTACAACTCGGAGATGGAGCGCTACCGCTCCTTCGCCACCTTCTACAAGAGCAACGGGGCCGCCGCAGCAGCCGCCGCCGCCGCCTTCCCGCAGGCCGCCAAGATCGCCCGCATCACCACCCCGATCTTCCCCAGTGCCCGCATCGGCATGTCCCCGTGGAACTGCGACAACGCCATGCAGCAGCTGTGGGGGGCCGCTGCCGCCACCGGGGGAGGCGGCggcggcggaggaggaggaggtggtggtggaggtggcgggaGCAGCAGCAGTAATAGCAGGAAATCCGCCATCAACCCCCCTCCGCCCCCGGCGGCTCCCGCCAACAGGACAGGCAGCAGCGGCGGCGGCGGCATGCACAGGAACAACGACCCCCAGCGGCTCCTAGGGGGCAAGCAGCCAGAGCCGCCgctccccccttcctccgcctcctcgTCCTCCTCGCTGCAAATGGCAAATAATAATTTCCTCTCTAGCCTGTCCCCGGAGCACTGCAGGCCCTTGGCGGCGGGGGAGTGCATGAACAAGCTCAAGTGCGGCGCCTCCGAGGCGGACCTCATGAACCTCCCGGACCGCGTGGGGACCTTCTCGGCCATCCCGGCGCTCGGGGGCCTGTCTCTGCCGCCGGGCGTCATCGTCATGACGGCCCTGCACTCGCCCGCCGCCGCCTCGGCCGCCGCCGCAGCCGCCGTCACGGACAGCGCCTTCCAGATTGCCAACCTGGCGGACTGCCCGCAGGGGGCAGGCGGAGGGGGCGGCGGCGGGGGCTCGGCCGGAAGCAACCCGGCCAAGAAGAAGCGCAAGCGCTGCGGGGTGTGCGTGCCCTGCAAGCGGCTCATCAACTGCGGCGTCTGCAGCAGCTGCAGGAACCGCAAGACGGGACACCAGATCTGCAAGTTTAGGAAGTGCGAGGAGCTCAAGAAAAAGCCCGGCACGGCCCTCGGAGAGGTCAGAGGAGATGATTACTTCTTCCCCTGcctgccccagtccctgctctcggCAGCAGCCGCCTCCTCGACCGCCTCCCCCCACCAGCCCCCGCCCCTGCAGTGCTTCTTGTCTGGCTTCAAGATGCAGTACCCCTTCAACGAGGCCTCCTTCAGGCTGTGA